Proteins co-encoded in one Setaria viridis chromosome 9, Setaria_viridis_v4.0, whole genome shotgun sequence genomic window:
- the LOC117840899 gene encoding uncharacterized protein gives MDSGVTPAAEKLCRRCKGSYDPSANTRLSCRFHPSFFVCRRHDDQKRYYELRDGDPPYAAKFYDCCGAEDPDAPGCTTDFHRSYDDAQD, from the exons ATGGATTCCGGCGTGACGCCGGCGGCCGAGAAGTTGTGCCGGCGGTGCAAGGGGAGCTACGATCCGTCGGCCAACACGCGCCTCTCCTGCAGGTTCCACCCTTCCTTCTTCGTCTGCCGCCGCCACGACGACCAGAAGAG GTACTACGAGCTCCGCGACGGCGATCCCCCCTACGCCGCCAAGTTCTACGACTGCTGCGGCGCCGAGGACCCCGACGCTCCCGGATGCACCACCGACTTCCACCGCTCCTACGACGACGCCCAAGACTAG
- the LOC117836510 gene encoding gibberellin 20 oxidase 1-D: MVQAALDDTKQQQQQQPLVFDAARLSGQADIPEQFLWPADESPTPDAVEELPVPLIDLSGGAANAEVVRQVGDACGLHGFFQVVNHGIDPALLAEAHRCMDTFFTLPLADKQRAQRRPGESCGYASSFTGRFASKLPWKETLSFRYSPSDDVAGEQLVSSYFVEKLGEAYRHHGEVYGRYCSEMSRLSLEIMEVLGESLGVGPSHFRRFFEGNDSIMRLNYYPPCQRPYDTLGTGPHCDPTSLTILHQDDVGGLQVFAGGRWRSIRPHAGAFVVNIGDTFMALSNGRYRSCLHRAVVNSRVPRRSLAFFLCPEMDKVVRPPGELVDDRNPRAYPDFTWRALLDFTMRHYRADMRTLEAFSNWLLIHGNNNHQL, encoded by the coding sequence ATGGTGCAGGCTGCGCTTGATGacaccaagcagcagcagcagcagcagcctcttGTGTTCGACGCCGCCCGGCTGAGCGGCCAGGCCGACATCCCCGAGCAGTTTTTATGGCCGGCGGACGAGAGCCCCACCCCGGACGCTGTCGAGGAGCTGCCCGTGCCTCTCATCGAcctctccggcggcgccgccaacgCCGAGGTGGTGCGCCAGGTGGGCGACGCCTGCGGGCTCCACGGCTTCTTCCAGGTGGTGAACCACGGCATCGACCCGGCGCTGCTCGCCGAGGCCCACCGCTGCATGGACACCTTCTTCACGCTGCCCCTCGCCGACAAGCAGCGCGCGCAGCGCCGCCCGGGCGAGAGCTGCGGCTACGCCAGCAGCTTCACGGGGCGGTTCGCCTCCAAGCTGCCATGGAAGGAGACGCTGTCGTTCCGCTACTCTCCTTccgacgacgtcgccggcgagcagcTCGTCAGCAGCTACTTCGTGGAGAAGCTGGGCGAGGCGTATCGCCACCACGGCGAGGTGTACGGTCGCTACTGCTCGGAGATGAGCCGGCTGTCGCTGGAGATCATGGAGGTGCTGGGGGAGAGCCTGGGCGTGGGGCCCTCCCACTTCCGGCGATTCTTCGAGGGTAACGACTCCATCATGCGCCTCAACTACTATCCGCCATGCCAGCGGCCCTACGACACGCTCGGCACCGGGCCGCATTGCGACCCCACCTCCCTCACCATCCTCCACCAGGACGACGTCGGCGGCCTCCAGGTCTtcgccggcgggcggtggcgctcCATCCGCCCCCACGCCGGAGCCTTCGTCGTCAACATCGGCGACACCTTCATGGCGCTCTCCAACGGCCGGTACCGGAGCTGCCTCCACCGCGCCGTCGTCAACAGCCGCGTGCCGCGCCGCTCGctcgccttcttcctctgccCGGAGATGGACAAGGTGGTGCGGCCGCCGggggagctcgtcgacgacCGCAACCCGAGGGCGTACCCGGACTTCACGTGGCGGGCGCTGCTGGACTTCACCATGAGGCACTACAGGGCGGACATGAGGACGCTCGAGGCATTCTCAAACTGGCTCCTCATCCATGGCAACAACAACCACCAACTCTGA
- the LOC117840897 gene encoding PGR5-like protein 1A, chloroplastic, whose amino-acid sequence MASKVWLSPAASRLPSLATAPPRFRPVRALPVVLRRRRWRLLRATEQQQGQQVQEQDEVVDSNVLPYCSIDRKQKKTMGEMEQEFLQALQSFYYDQKAIMSNEEFDNLKEELMWEGSSVVMLSPDEQKLLEASMAYASGNPIMSDAEFDELKLKLKKDGSVIVTEGPRCSLRSRKVYSDLSVDYLKMFLLNVPATTVALGLFFFIDELTGFEINVFQLPEPFGFIFTWFAALPLILFLAQLLTKAIVQDFLILKGPCPNCGTENQSFFGTILSVSSGGTTNNVKCANCSTELVYDSKSRVITFPEPSN is encoded by the exons ATGGCGTCCAAGGTGTGGCTATCTCCGGCGGCGtcccgcctcccctccctcgccaCCGCACCACCTCGCTTCCGCCCTGTCCGTGCCCTGCCCGTcgtgctgcgccgccgccgctggcgtcTTCTCCGCGCCACCgagcagcagcaaggccagcAGGTCCAGGAGCAGGACGAGGTGGTGGACAGCAACGTCCTCCCCTACTGCAGCATCGacaggaagcagaagaagacGATGGGAGAGATGGAGCAGGAGTTCCTACAAGCTCTCCAGTCCTTCTACTACGACCAGAAGGCCATCATGTCCAACGAGGAGTTCGACAACCTCAAGGAGGAGCTCATGTGGGAAGGAAGCAGCGTCGTCATGCTAA GCCCTGATGAGCAAAAGCTTTTGGAGGCTTCCATGGCCTATGCGTCTGGCAACCCCATCATGTCTGATGCTGAATTTGACGAGTTGAAACTCAAATTGAAG AAAGACGGGAGTGTCATTGTGACGGAAGGTCCCAGGTGCAGTCTCAGGAGTCGTAAG GTGTACAGTGACTTGAGTGTTGACTACTTAAAGATGTTCCTGCTAAATGTTCCAGCCACCACAGTTGCTCTGGGACT GTTCTTCTTCATCGATGAACTGACTGGCTTTGAGATCAATGTGTTCCAG CTGCCAGAGCCTTTTGGTTTCATTTTCACATGGTTTGCTGCTCTGCCACTAATATTGTTCTTAGCACAATTGTTGACTAAAGCCATAGTCCAGGACTTTCTAATCCTGAAG GGTCCATGTCCGAATTGTGGTACTGAAAATCAATCCTTCTTTGGGACTATACTGTCGGTCTCTAGTGGCGGTACAACAAACAATGTGAAATGTGCAAA TTGCAGTACTGAGTTGGTATATGACTCAAAATCTCGGGTGATCACATTTCCAGAACCGTCAAATTGA
- the LOC117840901 gene encoding probable cytokinin riboside 5'-monophosphate phosphoribohydrolase LOGL5: protein MEVVPAAKKSKASSRFRRVCVFCGSSPGKKAAYQLAAVQLGRQLVERGIDLVYGGGSVGLMGLVSRAVHNAGGHVLGIAPKAVLPRELIGDTPGELKDVPGMHQRKAEMARNADAFIALPGGYGTLEELLEVITWAQLGIHSKPVGLLNVDGYYDSLLSFVDRAVEEGFVTPAARHIVVAAHTPHDLLAMLEDYVPVHDADEPKLSWEMAEHIIKSSSSDDHHTSLLFSR, encoded by the exons ATggaggtggtgccggcggcgaaGAAGAGCAAGGCATCATCTCGGTTCCGGCGGGTGTGCGTGTTCTGCGGCAGCAGCCCCGGGAAGAAGGCGGCCTaccagctcgccgccgtccagctCGGCCGCCAGCTg GTGGAGCGCGGCATCGACCTTGtgtacggcggcggcagcgttgGTCTGATGGGTctcgtctcccgcgccgtcCACAACGCCGGCGGGCACGTGCTGGGGATCGCGCCCAAGGCGGTGCTGCCGCGGGAGCTCATCGGCGACACGCCGGGGGAGCTCAAGGACGTGCCCGGGATGCACCAGCGGAAGGCCGAGATGGCGCGAAACGCCGACGCATTCATCGCGCTCCCCG GTGGGTATGGCACCCTGGAGGAGCTCCTTGAGGTCATCACCTGGGCCCAGCTTGGCATCCACAGCAAGCCGGTGGGCCTCCTCAACGTCGACGGCTACTACGACTCGCTGCTCTCCTTCGTCGACAGGGCCGTCGAGGAAGGCTTCGTCACCCCCGCCGCGCGCCacatcgtcgtcgccgcccaCACGCCCCACGACCTGCTCGCCATGCTCGAGGACTACGTCCCCGTCCACGACGCCGACGAGCCCAAGCTCAGCTGGGAGATGGCCGAGCACATCATCAAGTCCTCATCGTCCGACGACCACCACACCTCACTACTCTTCTCACGCTAG
- the LOC117840898 gene encoding probable carbohydrate esterase At4g34215: MATATLLLLLVCFLAASFLAAGGGRRTVVFLLAGQSNMGGRGGATNGTWDRVVPPECAPSPRILRLSPDLHWEEAREPLHQGIDLHNVLGVGPGMPFAHAVLRSRRLPPHAAVGLVPCAQGATPITSWSRGTELYERMLARARAALSLPGGDRELAALLWYQGEADTITRRDADLYTARMEAFVRDVRRDLNMPHLLVIQVGLATGQGKFIELVREAQRRVKLPDVKYVDAKGLPIASDYTHLTTPAQVQLGKMLANAYLATLL, translated from the exons ATGGCGACAGCGacactgctcctcctcctcgtctgcttcctcgccgcctccttcctcgccgccggaggaggaaggcggacGGTGGTGTTCCTGCTTGCGGGGCAGTCCAAcatgggcggccgcggcggcgccaccaaCGGCACCTGGGACCGCGTGGTGCCGCCTGAGTGCGCTCCCTCCCCGCGCATCCTCCGCCTCTCGCCGGACCTCCACTGGGAGGAGGCGCGCGAGCCGCTCCACCAGGGCATCGACCTGCACAACGTCCTCGGCGTCGGCCCCGGGATGCCCTTCGCGCACGCCGTCCTGCGCtcgcgccgcctcccgccgcacgccgccgtcgGCCTCGTCCCCTGCGCGCAGGGAGCCACGCCCATCACCAGCTGGTCCCGGGGGACGGAGCTGTACGAACGGATGCTCGCGCGCGCCAGGGCGGCGCTCTCCCTGCCCGGCGGCGACAGGGAGCTCGCGGCGCTGCTGTGGTACCAGGGGGAGGCCGACACCATcacccgccgcgacgccgaccTCTACACGGCGAGAATGGAGGCCTTCGTCCGCGACGTCCGGCGGGACCTCAACATGCCACACCTGCTAGTCATCCAG GTCGGGCTTGCCACCGGTCAGGGCAAGTTCATCGAGCTCGTCCGGGAGGCTCAGCGACGAGTCAAGCTGCCCGACGTCAAGTACGTGGACGCCAAGGGCCTCCCCATCGCCAGCGACTACACGCATCTTACGACCCCGGCACAAGTGCAGCTCGGCAAGATGCTAGCCAACGCCTACCTGGCCACGCTGTTATAG
- the LOC140220082 gene encoding probable carbohydrate esterase At4g34215 yields MEMLLLLLLLASSPAALADVPPSDKLIFILAGQSNMAGRGGVVANRWDGVVPSDCAPSPAVLRLSPDLRWEQAREPLHQGIDASNNHAVGVGPGMPFANALLRSGRAGAPVVALVPCAVGGTRMADWARGTDLYAQMLRRARVALETGGRIGALLWYQGESDTVRWSDANEYGRRMGMFVRDIRADLGIPHLLVIQVGLASGLGHYTQLVREAQKGIKLRNVRFVDAMGLPLQDGHLHLSTQAQVQLGHMLAQSYLNYGHAHSQTPKPWWLQIMLLCCFVFI; encoded by the exons ATGGagatgctcctcctcctcctcctcctcgcctcctccccggccgccctCGCCGACGTGCCCCCGTCCGACAAGCTCATCTTCATCCTGGCGGGCCAGTCCAACatggccggccgcggcggagtcGTCGCCAACCGCTGGGACGGCGTCGTCCCCTCCGACTGCGCGCCCTCCCCCGCCGTCCTCCGCCTCTCCCCGGACCTCCGCTGGGAGCAGGCGCGCGAGCCGCTCCACCAGGGCATCGACGCCTCCAACAACCACGCCGTCGGGGTGGGGCCCGGGATGCCGTTCGCCAACGCGCTGCTCCGCTCCGGCCGCGCGGGGGCACCCGTCGTCGCCCTCGTGCCCTGCGCCGTCGGAGGCACGCGGATGGCCGACTGGGCCAGGGGCACCGACCTCTACGCCCAGATGCTGCGCCGGGCGCGCGTCGCCCTCGAGACCGGCGGCCGGATCGGGgccctgctctggtaccagggGGAGAGCGACACCGTGAGGTGGTCCGACGCCAACGAGTACGGGCGCAGGATGGGGATGTTCGTCCGAGACATCCGCGCAGATCTCGGCATCCCGCACCTCCTAGTCATCCAG GTTGGGTTAGCATCGGGCCTCGGACACTACACTCAGCTGGTAAGGGAAGCACAGAAAGGGATCAAACTCCGGAACGTCAGATTTGTGGATGCGATGGGGTTGCCATTGCAAGACGGCCACCTGCATCTTAGCACCCAAGCTCAAGTCCAGCTTGGCCATATGTTGGCCCAATCCTATTTGAATTATG GACATGCACATTCTCAAACCCCAAAACCATGGTGGCTGCAAATCATGTTACTCTGTTGCTTCGTCTTTATTTGA